GGGGGCCTCCAGAGCGGTTGGGCAGCGCGGGGGCGGCTGCCGTGGTGGGCCTTCCTCTGCCGCGTTGTCCGTGAGGGAGGGTATACTATAAAGATGGGCGATCGCGCGGGCGTAGCTCAGTGGCAGAGCACCGGCCTTCCAAGCCGGTTGTCGCGGGTTCGATCCCCGCCGCCCGCTCCAGAGGGCTTTGGCCCAACTTGGCAAGGGAAGGCGAAGGGTCAGCGTTGTAAGGCTGGTGGCTAGGCCGCTAAAATCTAACCACGACATAAGGGGGTGACCGCCGTGGGGAAGATCAACGTGGCCATCATTGGAGTGGGCAACTGCGCCTCGGCCCTGGTGCAAGGTGTCTACTATTACCGGAACGCCGATGAGAAGGAGGAAGTCCCTGGCCTCATGCACGTGAACCTGGGTGGCTATCATGTGGGGGACATCGAGTTTGTGGCCGCCTTCGATGTGGACGTCAACAAGGTGGGGAAGGACCTGGCGGAGGCCATCTTCACCCCGCCCAACAACACCTATAAGTTCTGCGATGTCCCCCCCTTGGGAGTGAAGGTAGAGCGGGGCATGACCCATGACGGCCTGGGCAAATACCTTAAGGAGGTCATCACCAAGGCCCCAGGCCCCACGGCGGACATCGTGCGCATCCTACGGGAGACCCAGACTCATGTGGTGGTCAACTTCCTGCCAGTGGGGGCGGAGGAGGCCACCAAGTGGTATGTGGAGCAGGTGCTGCAGGCGGGCTGCGCCTTCGTCAACTGCATACCGGTCTTTATCGCCCGGGAGCCCTATTGGCAGCGGCGGTTCCAGGAGCGGGGGCTGCCCATCATCGGCGACGATATCAAGTCTCAGGTGGGGGCCACCATCTTGCACCGAGTGCTGACACGGCTGTTCGTGGAGCGCGGGGTGAAGGTGGAGCGTACCTACCAGCTCAACTTCGGCGGCAATACCGACTTCCTTAACATGCTGGAGCGGGAGCGCCTCATGTCCAAGAAGATCTCCAAGACTACCGCCGTCACCTCCCAGCTGGGATACGAGCTGCCCGAGGGCAACGTGCACATCGGCCCGTCCGACTATGTGCCCTGGCTCCAGGACCGCAAGTTCTGCTACATTCGCATCGAGGGGACGGCCTTTGGCGGGGTGCCCCTCAACCTGGAGTGCAAGCTGGAGGTGTGGGACAGCCCCAACTCGGCGGGCGTGGTCATCGATGCCATCCGCTGCGCCAAGCTAGCCCTGGACCGGGGCATCGCTGGGCCCCTCATCGGCCCTAGCGCTTATTTCATGAAGTCGCCACCTCAGCAGTTCACCGATGTGGAGGCGCGGCGCCTGACGGAGGAGTTCATCGCTGGCAACGGTCACGCCGGGGCGTGAGGGGCGTCCTGGCCCCGCCATGTGGAGATATGTGCTTTTCTGGGTGTCGGCCCACACCCTAGGGCGTCTACCGATATGGGTGCTATATCCCCTATGTGACCTGCTGGGGGAGTTGGCCTATTGGCTCTGCCCGGGGAGGCGGCGCCACGTCTGGCACAATCTGCGACATATCCTAGGCCCGCAGGCCCATCCGTCCCAGCTGCGTCGCCTGGCCCGCCGCACCTTCCGCAACGTGGCCAGGTACTATGGCGACCTGGTCCACATGCCTTATCTAGACGTGCGCCGCTTCTACCAAAGCCGGTTGGTTCACCATGGCTTCGAGGAGCACTTCCTGCCGGCCCTGGCCCAGGGCCGGGGCGTCATCATCCTCAGCGCCCACCTGGGAAACCCAGAGCTGGCGGTGCAGGGGCTTTTGTTCCATAACATCCGGGTGGTGGCCCTCACCGAGCCCCTCCGCCCTCCCAGGCTCTCCCGCCTCGTGGATAGGCTCCGCTCCAGCAAGGGCCACACCTTCCTTCCAGTGGGGGTGGGAGGAGTGAAAGCGGCGGTGCAGGCCTTGCGGCGGGGAGGGGTGGTGGCCCTCATGGGCGACCGGGACATCCAGGGGCCGCGGGCCCCTCTCCCCTTCTTCGGGCGGGAGGCCAACATGCCCACGGGCCCCATGGAGATGGCGCTGCGCACAGGGGCTACTGTCCTGCCCATCTTTTGCCACCGGCGTGGCCCTAGGCTGGAGGTGTTCATCGAGCCGCCTTTGGAGCTGGTGCGGAGCGGGTCCTTAGAGGAGGACGTGCGCCTCAACACCCTGCGCTTCCTGGGCCGGTTGGAGGAACACCTGCGAAAGGACCCCGCCCAATGGATAGTCCTGGAGCCGGTATGGGATACTGATGGCGATAAAAGCCATGGGCAAGGCTGACCTGCACATCCACACCTCCCTCAGCGATGGCATGGCCTCCCCGGAGGAGATCCTGCGCTATGTGGAGGAGCAGACGGACCTGGATGTCATCGCCATCACCGACCACGATAGCCTGGAGGGGGCCCTGCGCACACGGGAGGCGTGGGGCAGGGGGAGCTTTCGCTTTCAGGTGGTCACGGGGATGGAGGTGACGGCCATCGAGGGCCACCTGCTGGCCCTCTTCATCGAGGAGCCAGTGCCTAGCCTCCGCCCGGCCCGGGAGGTGGTGGAGGCAGTGCACCGGCAAGGGGGCCTGGTGGTGGTGCCCCATCCCCTTAGCTGGCTCACCAGAAGCCTAGGGCGAAGGGACGTGGAGCGGCTCTTGCCCTTCCTGCACGCCCTGGAGACGGCCAACGCCTCCCCAGGGGCGCGCCCAGGCCAGGCCAAGGCACGGGAGCTCAACCGTCGCCTCTACCACCTAGCGGAGGTAGGGGGCTCTGATGCCCACTTCCTGCAGGCCATCGGCACCGCCTATACCTTGTTCCCTGGGCGGACGGCTGAGGACCTGCGGCGGGCCATCCTCTCCCGCCAAACGGAGGGGGTCAACGGCCGACATCCCTCCGTATGGGAGCTGGGGCTGGGGCAGGTGGCGCGCCAGGCGTGGCGTGGCCTCAGCGCCACCCCGCGGGCCATGGGCCTGGGGGCCACTGCGAAGAGCTTCATGCACCGCTTTCTGCCATGGCTGAGGCCATGAAGATCGCCCTCGTCTCCCCCTACGACTGGGCTGTGCCTGGGGGGGTCAACAACCATGTGCGTCATCTGGCGTGCGAGTTCCTGGCCCAGGGGCACCAGGTGACGGTGGTGGCCCCCTCATCACATCCCTGGGCCCACAGTGAGCCTTATCTAAAGGTCATCGGCAAGTACACGGTGGGCCTGCCAGCCAGCGGGTCGGTGGCCCACGTCAGCCTCTCCCTGGTGCTGGCAGGACAGGTAAGGCGGCTCCTGCAACGGGAGAGGTTCGACTTAGTGCACCTGCATGAGCCCTTCATGCCCTTTCTGCCGTTCCAGTTCCTGCGCTTCTACCAAGGGCCCATGGTGGCCACCTTTCACGCTGCCCGTGAAGGGGGAAGCCGCCTCTACGCCTACGCCCGTCACCTCATCGCCCCGTATATGGGGCGCTTGCGGGGGCGCATCGTGGTATCCAGGACGGCCCTCCGTCTGGTGGGCCGATATTTCGCTGGGCGGTACCGCATCATCCCTAATGGGGTGGAGGTGAGGCGCTTCGGCCCCCAGGTGCCCCCCTTGCCGGAGCTGGCCGATGGCAAGCTAAACATCCTCTTCCTGGGGAGGCTGGAGAGGCGCAAGGGCCTCCCCTACTTGCTGCAGGCCTATGCCCTCCTGAAGAAGCGATGGCCTCAGCTGCGGCTGGTTATCGTCGGCGGGGACGGAGGGATGATGGCCCCCTGTCGCCGGTTCGTGGAGAGGATGGGCCTGGAGGATGTGCTCTTCGCCGGTTACGTGCCCGATGAGGAGGTGCCCCGCTATTACCGCAGCG
This portion of the Dehalococcoidia bacterium genome encodes:
- a CDS encoding glycosyltransferase family 4 protein, producing MKIALVSPYDWAVPGGVNNHVRHLACEFLAQGHQVTVVAPSSHPWAHSEPYLKVIGKYTVGLPASGSVAHVSLSLVLAGQVRRLLQRERFDLVHLHEPFMPFLPFQFLRFYQGPMVATFHAAREGGSRLYAYARHLIAPYMGRLRGRIVVSRTALRLVGRYFAGRYRIIPNGVEVRRFGPQVPPLPELADGKLNILFLGRLERRKGLPYLLQAYALLKKRWPQLRLVIVGGDGGMMAPCRRFVERMGLEDVLFAGYVPDEEVPRYYRSAHIFCAPNTGAESQGIVLLEAMASGLPIVASRIEGFAEVVEDGRQGFLVPPGDGHALAEALDHLLADEALRQSMAQEGLRTAALYSWGRVAEQVLSYYREVAGA
- a CDS encoding inositol-3-phosphate synthase; its protein translation is MGKINVAIIGVGNCASALVQGVYYYRNADEKEEVPGLMHVNLGGYHVGDIEFVAAFDVDVNKVGKDLAEAIFTPPNNTYKFCDVPPLGVKVERGMTHDGLGKYLKEVITKAPGPTADIVRILRETQTHVVVNFLPVGAEEATKWYVEQVLQAGCAFVNCIPVFIAREPYWQRRFQERGLPIIGDDIKSQVGATILHRVLTRLFVERGVKVERTYQLNFGGNTDFLNMLERERLMSKKISKTTAVTSQLGYELPEGNVHIGPSDYVPWLQDRKFCYIRIEGTAFGGVPLNLECKLEVWDSPNSAGVVIDAIRCAKLALDRGIAGPLIGPSAYFMKSPPQQFTDVEARRLTEEFIAGNGHAGA
- a CDS encoding lysophospholipid acyltransferase family protein, whose product is MLFWVSAHTLGRLPIWVLYPLCDLLGELAYWLCPGRRRHVWHNLRHILGPQAHPSQLRRLARRTFRNVARYYGDLVHMPYLDVRRFYQSRLVHHGFEEHFLPALAQGRGVIILSAHLGNPELAVQGLLFHNIRVVALTEPLRPPRLSRLVDRLRSSKGHTFLPVGVGGVKAAVQALRRGGVVALMGDRDIQGPRAPLPFFGREANMPTGPMEMALRTGATVLPIFCHRRGPRLEVFIEPPLELVRSGSLEEDVRLNTLRFLGRLEEHLRKDPAQWIVLEPVWDTDGDKSHGQG
- a CDS encoding PHP-associated domain-containing protein, which codes for MGKADLHIHTSLSDGMASPEEILRYVEEQTDLDVIAITDHDSLEGALRTREAWGRGSFRFQVVTGMEVTAIEGHLLALFIEEPVPSLRPAREVVEAVHRQGGLVVVPHPLSWLTRSLGRRDVERLLPFLHALETANASPGARPGQAKARELNRRLYHLAEVGGSDAHFLQAIGTAYTLFPGRTAEDLRRAILSRQTEGVNGRHPSVWELGLGQVARQAWRGLSATPRAMGLGATAKSFMHRFLPWLRP